The following is a genomic window from Ictalurus furcatus strain D&B chromosome 14, Billie_1.0, whole genome shotgun sequence.
gaggtcaaaaatattttattttttcattttatttctcgtGTTTTTACACTACCCTTCCTTTGTACGTACCTTGGTAATATTAATGTACAATTGTTTGTCATGCCAATAAGATGCATGAAAACTGAAAGAtcaagaaaaacagagagaaaagcagaaagagagacagagtgatacagagagaaaggaagagagtaAGACATGGGGTGCGAGACaaggacagaaaaagacagtgagaaagcgagatagagagagagagcgtgcgcgAGAGCGTGTGTGAAAGGTTAGCTTCAATCAGCAGCATTCATGACCACAGTCTGCTCATGTTTGTTCTCTGCGTTACCTCCATGACTAACTGGTGAGCTCTGGACACCAGGGTGAGGGAGTTGGCGTGATTGAAGGTTTCTGAGATGTCCTGGCCGAAGGTGTAGCCGGCTCCTCTGGGTGAAATCCCCCAGCCACCGCGGTCATCGGGGTCCGACCACAACAGGTCACACATGGGGCCCTGTCCGTCATATAGCCATGGACGGGTGTGAAAATACAACCAGTGTTcccacaacacaaaaaaaatgttacagtcTGTCCTGTTCATACACCAACGCATtcacttctttttaaaaaaaaaaaaaaaaaaaaaaaaaaaaacgcactcAGACTTGTTACTACGACGACACACGTGACGAAGGGATACAGGTTTTACAGGATCTAATAACTAGACACATCGCACGACATCGGAAAAGCTACGTAACGCTTTGTTCAAACAATACGGCGCATCTCATAGAGGCGTGTGGACTTCAATCACGTTAAATCCTCTCATTATACTCTACAAAAATAAACGAGTTCTTCGCGAGAGAAATATCTCGggtatacaaatataaaactaCTACGCCTACGTTTAGATGTTTTTATTACGAGCTTTAACTGTTACGTAACGTTCTCAGAAATCTCTCGAGTTTCCAAGTGGAACACTGAAACATTTTTAACTGAAGATATGACTTTTCATTCCAGGAACAGACACAAAATATTCTAGATCAGTTAAAATAAAAGTGTACTGAGtggaaatttaaaataataataaaaaaaagctttagatATATCTCCATAGGTGGCTTTGGAGAGCTTTGGCTTAGAATCAGACCTCATGTGGGACTTCCTGGATGCGGTCCAGAGCTCGAATGTGATCCAGCGTATCGATGGATGGAGACAGTCCTCCGTGGAGACAGAAAATCTACAAAACCAGACAGAGTCGTGATTACGGAGTGCTAAAAATAGCAGCCATCCTCAAATCCACAGAGTGACGAAGAGCTGGTCTTATTCTGAAGGTCGGAATCTTGAATGACAAAAAAGACCTCATCTCTTAGCTTTAATATACACGTATACTTGTACACGTGACCTTTGTGATTTCTTTTCGGTAGTTATTTGTCCTCTctggtttaataaaaataaataacgcaATACACAGTCAGTGAGAAATGAACGCTAACTTCctgccaagaaaaaaaaaaacacaacaaccacCTTACATTACACGCTACATCAGATTGTGCCCTTGCTCAATAATCATGTTTTTTATTCCGCACTGGAGATGGTGTAATCGTGTTACCTGCGTGTCCACCAGGGCGGTGAGCGGAAGGTAGTCAAAGAGGTCGGTGAAATATTTCCAAACGTTTGCGTTGCCGTATTTTCTCAGACACTCGTCGTAGAAGCCGTAAACCTGCGTGATCTGTCTGCTCTCGTGGTTCCCTCGGAGGATGGTGATTCGCTCTCTATATCGAACCTGAGGAAGTGCGAAACTTACTCACATGACCGAGCTCCGCTACACGTGCACGCTTAAATCGGTGACGCTTAAACCTAACGGCACACTCGAGGTTCTCCTTCGTTACGGTCCGGAAACATTTCGTCTTTACCTTTAAACACACTAGAAGTGTGACGGTCTCGACAGAGTAATAGCCTCGGTCTACGTAGTCGCCCATGAAGAGATAGTTGGTGTCTGGTGATTTCCCGCCGATCTTGAAGAGCTCCATGAGGTCGTGGAACTGCCCGTGGACATCTCCGCACACCGTGACCGGACAACGC
Proteins encoded in this region:
- the ppp2caa gene encoding protein phosphatase 2 catalytic subunit alpha a, which produces MDEKVFTKELDQWIEQLNECKQLSENQVKFLCEKAKEILSKESNVQEVRCPVTVCGDVHGQFHDLMELFKIGGKSPDTNYLFMGDYVDRGYYSVETVTLLVCLKVRYRERITILRGNHESRQITQVYGFYDECLRKYGNANVWKYFTDLFDYLPLTALVDTQIFCLHGGLSPSIDTLDHIRALDRIQEVPHEGPMCDLLWSDPDDRGGWGISPRGAGYTFGQDISETFNHANSLTLVSRAHQLVMEGYNWCHERNVVTIFSAPNYCYRCGNQAAIMELDDTLKYSFLQFDPAPRRGEPHVTRRTPDYFL